The following coding sequences lie in one Mycobacterium sp. Z3061 genomic window:
- a CDS encoding flavin reductase family protein, whose amino-acid sequence MVELATDRLDETALRRAFGCFPSGVVAVCAVLDGVPVGMAASSFTAVSLDPPLVSVCIQHSSTTWPRLRERPYLGVSVLAEGHDAACISLSRKTGDRFAGVTWTQRPGGAVVVHGSTAQLDCRLRDEIPAGDHLIALLEICSLQADPDAPPLVFHGSRFHRLTPWEPA is encoded by the coding sequence ATGGTCGAGCTGGCGACCGATCGTCTCGACGAGACCGCGCTTCGGCGGGCATTCGGATGTTTCCCGTCCGGGGTGGTCGCGGTCTGCGCTGTGCTTGACGGGGTCCCGGTCGGCATGGCCGCAAGTTCCTTCACGGCGGTATCCCTCGACCCGCCGCTGGTGTCTGTGTGCATCCAGCACAGTTCGACGACGTGGCCACGGTTACGGGAGCGGCCCTATCTGGGCGTCAGCGTGCTCGCCGAGGGACACGACGCAGCGTGTATCAGCCTGTCGCGCAAGACCGGAGACCGGTTCGCCGGAGTCACCTGGACCCAGCGGCCGGGCGGCGCGGTGGTCGTGCACGGATCGACGGCCCAGCTGGACTGCCGCCTGCGCGACGAGATCCCGGCCGGTGACCACCTCATCGCCCTGCTCGAAATATGCTCGCTGCAGGCCGATCCCGACGCCCCGCCACTGGTCTTCCACGGGAGCCGTTTCCACCGACTCACCCCCTGGGAGCCCGCGTGA